The Papaver somniferum cultivar HN1 chromosome 6, ASM357369v1, whole genome shotgun sequence genome segment CACAAAAtcattgtttctttttatttcaagatttttatcttcattttgtttgtttgttccATCTGATAGGCCTTTCAGTGGTTAATTGTAATGCAATggtataattttttttgtgataTTTGTAGGTTAATGAAAGGTTTCAAAGGTTTGGTACGCAATAAAAGGTATATTGATGGCTGCATTGCAAGAGGGTATACATTGCGTGAAGCCAGCTTATACTCTATGGAGGACCTGTCAACTGATGGTGATGGTACTCATAAACATATCCGACAAGCCtttttagatgatgatgatgagtttgcCGATGAGATGCCTTTGAGTAAAGCTAAGTATATAAAATTAACTCAAGTACAGTTTGAGAAAGCTCGCAGGTGGGTTCTGTCTAAGTATGTTGGAATACAGGACTGGCAAAGGTACATTTTTTTACTTCCACAGCTTAGAGATGTTGTTTGATTATTATGTTGTCgatctaattgtatttttgttTGATTATTAGGTCTGTCTATCTGATTGTTTTTGCATTGTTGTTTGGTTTCTGGAAGTATGATTCCTATGTTAACAACGCCAATAATACCTCAAAGAGTTTCCTTTTTTGGTTGCGCACTTCTAAATTATTTAAGTAAAACATGAGTGGTTTTGGCAACGCAACTGACACACAAATGTTCTGTTACAGTTGTTAGAAGCCAAAGTTGGATATTCTGTACTTTGGCGCCTAGTGCATGGACCTCAGTTCAAGGCACAATCATATAAGAAATACCAAGTAAATGGATTTACTTTCTCTGCACATAGGTACGAGGAGGGGACGGTATCACAAAACAGTGGTGTGTCTATCCGAGCATTTACGAGGCAAAAAGATTCGGTGGAAACAGAAATTATATACTACGGAGTTATTAAATTAAATTATatggaatttgaagaaacaatttatTATTGTGATTGGGTCAGAGTTCAAAATAGGACTAATGGGTGCAAAGTTGATCCTAACTAAAACTTGATAAAAGTTAACTTGTCTAAGCTTCAAAGCATCAATCAAGTTGTGGATGAGCCATTTATTCTTGCCTCTGAAGCGACACAAGTGTTTTACTCGGAGGATATTTCTGATGAGGGATGGTCTATGGTCTTGCATTCACAGCAAGGCTTAAATTCCTTAGTGGATGAAACTGAATATCCTACTATATATCAGTCAGATTTTACTgacaatgagagtttagaaaaatttatGTGTGTCAGCTCTGGAGTTTAAAATGATGTATGCTGTCAATGCAATGTGTGAAATTACTACAACTTCTGTTAAAATTTGTTTTATCATTTATGCAAACTTAATAGGTTCTGTTTTGTATGAGAAATTTGATTGCGTTGTTTCTGCATATGTGATAGTTACAAGGTTcatagtttttgattatttcacatATAGATGCTTGTTAACTGTTATTGTACAGGTAATTATGGCAGCGGTGGAGGTAGATGAAAATGGACTTCCGATGTCAAGGAATTCAACTAAACTTGGCCACCTGAAGGGCACGTTGGTTCGTACTCATGTCCCTATCTCCTACAAAACCTGGAAGGAGGTGCCAGATACTTACAAATAAGATGTCTGTAATGAACTACAGGTACAAACTTACCTCAATTTGATTTATGTTCATACTTATGTTAACTGTATTTGAATGTAAGCGAGATGCTGTGTTTTTTCAGATATCGTTCCTGTTGCCTGATACTTCTAAAGCAACTGGTAAAGGGGATGTCTGATCCATGGAGGAGACGTAAGTGGGAGTTACGAATAGCATATTATGATCCATATCCCACTTATGAAGCAAGGACCTCACGTACTCCTCCAAATGTAACTGATGAAGACTGGCAAACATTCTGTCACAACGCGGAGGATGAAAAAGTTCAGAAAAATAGAGTGGATAATAAGAGGAAAAGGGAGAAATACGATTACAGTCATACCTCCGGTCGCAAACCTCATAGTTTAGTGAGAGCTGAACTGGTATTGTACTTCATCGATAATGTTCTATTATTTATGAATTTCAACTTCTCGACATTAGGGTACATGTAGATAATTGATGAATGCATTAATCAACTCATCGCATATGTAAATTTAGGAGCTGGAGAATCCTGGAGCAGAAATCACTACCTATGATGTGTGGATTAAAGCCTATACACAAGAGGATGGGAAAATACTACCCAGTGTGCAAAAATACTATGTGAGATTATTGTTAAACTATTTTCTTCAACCATACACTAGTTTGGTAATTTTGTATTTAACTGAATACAATTGCTCGACATTACAGGATGATCTTAAGAAGGCGCAGCTAGATATTAAGGAAAAACAAGATTCAGGTTCTTCTGTAGATGAATCTGATCCATTGACTTTAGCTTTTGGGAAGGATACAAGGGGACGGGTTCATTCTGTTGGTGCTGTTTCTCGTACACAATATGATTATTCAGCTCCTGCACGTGCGAAAGTTGCTGAAATGAAGTCTAGGGATTGAAAGCTAAAGCATCAGGTGAACGATTTAGGTAACAAAATGGGggttctaatcgaaatattttgAGGCTTATGTCAAACTGTGAAGGATATCCAATCTGGACAAGCCTCATATATTTCCTCGAACCATATGGACAGTTCACAAGGTCACGCGTGTTCACCTGCTCATACTCCTTCAGCTGGCAATACAAGTTCACTTGCTCACATATCTGTAGCTGCTGAAACCATATCACCAGCTCGATCAGCTGTAGGTTCTGATATGAAATGTTCATTGGTGAACATCAATGGTGATACTATTGCTGTTGGTAGACTTTGTACGGGTGAATCAGCAAAAACGGCTCACGGCTCACCTGTAACGTCTAATCATGCGAAGGTAGTGCTTGATCTCATTCTCATGCCAGATGAATTGACAATAAATGTTTACAGGTTTGGGCGCACCTTTCAAGATGTTGGAATTGGAGGTTTCGTGGTTCATCCAAAGATGTGCATCTCATATATATGATTAGGAGGGTCAAACTGTTTTTTTGGAAAAAGTTATGAAGATATCCCAGccatcatattttgcatatatcaACGATAAACATATATGGCTTTTAATTTTTAAGCTAATGTTTGGACggctttttacttttctttttttgctaaTTTCCACACTTGTGCATTTGAGCATAAGAAGACTACAATGTAGTATGCGGTAGGTTCTTATGCAACTATGCATAAGGAAGTATTTTACTTTTATCTGAAAAAAACTTGGtatgtgatatatatatatatatatatatatatatatatatatatatatgtgtgtgtgtgtgaatgGATTTTACTTCTTGCATTTGTGTGGTTCCTGTATAAGTATATGTTTGTAGTTGTGCAGGAGTATAAGGTCAACTGAAGCTAGTAGCCACCTGGGGTATATCAATCCCTGATAAGTTCATTTGGTTATGCTTGGAGCCCATTTTTGCTAAAATTTGTTGATATTAACCTTTGGATTTCACTTTCTTTCGAGGTATTACACTTACTGATCTTTTTGCTGCCGGATTATGCCGTTGacgacctttctctggtaagcaACATACCTTTAACTCTTTTACGGATATCTGAAAATGGTGTCGGTCCAACATACCTTTTGCTCTTGTATTGATTTGAGTTGTTTTTTCAGTCTAAAGGTCCAATCAATCTAAGTGGTTATGAAGCTGCAGTTAGGAATGGTGAAATGAAGCTGTGTGTGCTTGCTGTTGGTAAGGTGGTGATGTGAATCTTAGCTGAATTTGCAAGCAGAGATGCAATATATGAGTCTTATAGAGTTGCTGATTATTGATCATTATAATGTTTATAGGAATTAGTTACGTTTAGCTTGCAGCCTCTTTTGGAGTCACCAGCAATATCAAACGCTGGGAGGCATTTGTCAGCAGCTGAGTTTCATTCGGTTCTTCATGGTGCTGGTATGTGACTGTTGATTTGACTTTACTCTCTATCTTACCATAGTTTAGAGTATTGTGTAGATAAGAATATGATGTAACCTTTATATTTGTGATTACAGTGCATTGTTGAAATGAACTTTTCGGTTAAGCATTTGATAATGTCATGTCATggtaaaattgttgattttggaggTGTTATCATGCAGTAAATAATTTGGAGAGTGAG includes the following:
- the LOC113290970 gene encoding uncharacterized protein LOC113290970, which translates into the protein MDSSQGHACSPAHTPSAGNTSSLAHISVAAETISPARSAVGSDMKCSLVNINGDTIAVGRLCTGESAKTAHGSPVTSNHAKVVLDLILMPDELTINVYRFGRTFQDVGIGGFVPPGVYQSLISSFGYAWSPFLLKFVDINLWISLSFEVLHLLIFLLPDYAVDDLSLSKGPINLSGYEAAVRNGEMKLCVLAVGKELVTFSLQPLLESPAISNAGRHLSAAEFHSVLHGAVNNLESEVQSGGKPLILLDVRNVYETRIGKFETSTVETLDPEIRQYSDLPSWIDSHAEQLQGKSGLMYCTGGIRCEMASAYIRSKGHGLENVFQVGIAGAVGYKEASGAGQDEVAAAGGLVGLGCSSKLQGLSC